TAAGCGCAAGTACTAGAGTATATACTAAAAGACTCAATTGGAAATTTAGAGTTTGTTTTCCATGATGGTCAACAAATTCGGATTTATCTTTATTTGTTGTCCAAATAATTATTGGAATTATATAGTTCCCAAATGGAATTACATATTGGCTTAACGTACTTAAATGAGTAAATGTCGCGATGTTTTTTTCAGTAGTTGCTTCCATGATTAAAAGTATATAGTAATTTCTTATGCAAATATATATCTAAAAGAAGGTATCTTGTTTTGCATAGTAGTAAATATTAACAAAATATTAACAAATATAAAAAACATAAAATGAAGAATTAAGAATGTTTTTGTTTGTAAAACCTATTGTTTATTAGGGCTTTATAAAATTAAGAGTGGATTAAATTGCAAAGAGTGTTTTTTTGTTATTTTTACAAAAAAATCAATTTTAATGAAAATTACAGCCTCGAAACTCAATCAATTTTTATTTTTCAAATTACCATCTGCATTTATATGTGGGGTTCGGGTGCAAGAAATTAATCCAGAAAAGTGTATTGTAACTGTCAAACACCGTTGGATTAATCAAAACCCTTTTAATTCCATGTATTTTGCTGTTCAGGCTATGGCAGCTGAACTTTCGACAGGTGCCTTAGTAATGTATCAAATTCAAAAAAGCGGTAAGAAAATCTCAATGTTAGTTGCTAATAATAAAGCTAATTTTACCAAAAAAGCTACAGGAAGGATTACTTTTGTTTGTAATGATGGACATCTAATTGAAGAAGCTATTCAAAAAACAATAGCCACTGGTGAAGGGCAAACTTTCTGGATGAAATCAATAGGAACTGATGAAAAAGGAGTACAAGTATCCGAAATGGATTTTGAGTGGAGTGTCAGAGTAAAGTAAAAACCAGACTATATAAATACGAAGAAGCCTCTAATTATTTAGAGGCTTCTTCGTATTTAATGATTTTTTTTGGATACATTTAAGCACCACATTTTTTTCCACTAGCTTTTGAATCCATACTACATTTTTTTTCTTCCCCACTCTTTTTTTTAGCTTTAGCTTCTTTTTTTGAGCAACATTTTTCTTTTTTGTTTTTTTCTTGTGCTACTTGGGTAGCTTCTTGAGCACTAATATTGATAGTAAATAATGCTAAAGTTAGTAGGGCAAGTATTTTTTTCATGTTATGATATTAAAAGTATTTTTTTAGAAAGAATGAAATATTGTGTTTGCCAAATATAAAATAATAATTAATTGCAATTTAAAAATTTGAGTTAATATTTACTGAATTCAGCCTTGGTTTTGTAATTAGAGTATTCATAATTTGTAATTGTATATGAATGATGAATTTATATTTTGTTTTTAATCTTGCTTTTTTTTATATATTTAATAAAATTTTAAAAAAACGTATTATGAAAATTTCTAAAATAGTATTATTTGTTTTGTTGACATCGGTTAGTTTTAGCTATGCACAAAATAAATTAATGGGTAAAGTTACAGACTACAAAAATAAACCTGTAGTTGGGGCGAAAATTTATTTGGATTCTATTTATTCAAATGTTGAAACGAATAAGGAAGGAAGTTTTGAAGTTCAAATTCCCGAAAAGGTAGGTACAATTAATGTATACTCTTATGATTATGGTTTGTTGTCTTCTAAATTTAACAATGAAAACATTATGGATTTCATGTTTTTAGAACCTGAAAAATCTGCAAAAGCACGAATCAAAAAAAACGACAAAATTTCGATTGGATATTCTGAAGTAGAGCAAAAATACCAAGTTAGCGCTCAACAAGGTACAACAGCGGCAACAAATGATGTAAGTAATAGTAAATACAATACTATTTTTGATATGATTAGAGGAAAATTAGCTGGAGTTTCCGTATCAAAAAATAATAGTATAACTATAAGAGGAGTAAGTTCAATTAATAATATTAGTGAACCCTTATTTGTTGTTGACGGAATGATAGTTTCTACTATTGATTTTATTTCTCCCGTTAATGTGAAAAGTATAAAAGTACTAAAAGGCGCCGAAGCTTCTATTTATGGATCGCAAGCATCTAGTGGTGTGATTTTAATAAAGACTAAATAGTTTTTAAAAATTTTGTATTGTTTAAATGTAGTTAGAATACTGTTTTTACTTAATGTATCATATTTTATAAAAGCAGGTAATGGTTTACTATCATTACCTGCTTTTATAAATTTTATTTTAAGATAAGCATTCAATCTAGAATTATAAATTAACGGTGTTTGTTAAGTTGATGCTAATCATTAGAACGTTTAAAAGTCATTCGCATATTTTTGAAATTATATTATTATGAAAAAATTCAAAGCTGTTTCAGTCCTGTTTATAGTACTACTTATACCTTATTTTATTTATTCTCAAACTAAGAAAGTTACTATACCGGATTATGGTAATAATTCTAAAGTCGGAAAATATATAACCACACGTGGCATAAAAATATATTACGAAACCTACGGTAAAGGAGAACCTTTATTAATGATTCACGGCAATGGGGGTTCAATATCAAATTTTAAGCATCAAATTGCCTATTTCGAGAAAAATTATAAAGTAATCATAGCGGATAGTAGATCGCAGGGTAAAACAATTGACACTAGTAAAACGCTTACATACGAAATGATGGCGGACGATTTGAATGCCTTGTTGGATTCTTTACACATTCGTTCAGCAAATGTTTTAGGATGGAGTGATGGTGGAATTAATGGCTTGTTGCTTGCCATTCGCCATCCTGATAAAGTAAAAAAAATGGCTATTACAGGAGCAAATCTTATTCCCGATTCTTCAGTATTGCATCCAGAAGGTGTAGCAATGGTTAAGGAAGGTATTGAGTTTTTGAAAAAGGCGAAGCAAGATGAATCAACGATAAATACGCTGAAATTATTTAAGATGATGGATACTGAACCACATATTACATTTAACGACTTGCAAAAAATTAAATGTCCTGTTTTAGTGATAGGAGGTGATAATGATATCATAAAACCATCGCATACGGTACAAATTTTTGAGGGTATTCCTCAAGCAAATCTTTGGATAATTCCTAGAGCAGGACACGCAACTTTACAGCGTCATAAAGAAGAATTCAATCTTAAAGTTAAAAATTTCTTTGTTCAGCCTTTTCAAAGAGCAAAATGGAATGATTGGGATTAATAGTAATCTAAGATTAAGCGCTTAATATATTAATTCACTTTGGTTGAATCCTTTGTAAGCCAAAATAGGTTTTATTTTCTAAGATGAAGTTGGGCTGTCTATCGGTGTTCTATAGCAAACTGTCGATTTTCATTTCAGCGCTTATTTTATTGCTTATATTTATTTTTAATTTGTACCAAATGAAACCATTTTCAGTTAAAGATATTTCGATTTTTTCAAAAGCATTGCTGTTTTTTGGGCTGCTTATCGTTCAAAGTATGCCGCTATATATGAACATTAGCTTTCCAATAGAATTCTGGATAAAGCAAAGTCTTATGTATGTTTTATGGATTGCAATGTTTTTTCTAACCTACAAAATAGTAGTGCCAACTCTTTTATTTCAAGGGAAAAACGCATTTTTCTTTATTGCAATATGTCTTATAATAGTATCGGTTTTGTACATTAGTAATACTTTCAGTACACTCTTAGATCTTGATGCTGTATTAAGAAAGCATTTTAAAATATCGGGAAAAGATAACTCACACGGTGCTTTGATTTCTAATTTAAGTGAAATTATTATAACCTTGTTAATGGTAGGAGCCAGTACAGTTATAAGTGTTGCCAAAAAACTTCAATTGGAAACCCAAATGCGACAAAATCTTGAAAAAGAAAAAGTCAGTTCAGAATTATCATTTCTTAAATCTCAAATTAACCCTCACTTTTTTTTCAATATCTTAAATAGTATTTATGCGCTAGCTGGGACTGAAAATCACCCAGCCCGAGAAGCCATTTATACCTTATCGCACATGATGCGCTATGTACTTTATGATACAAAAAACAATCTGACAACGCTGAGTAAAGAAATAGGTTTTGTAGAAGATTATCTTAAATTGATGGAACTCAGAATAACGGATAAAGTACAGGTAATATTTGAAAAACCTACTGTTATTTCGGATGTAGAGGTCGCACCTATGCTATTTTTGCCTTTTATCGAAAATGCATATAAACATGGAATTAGTGGAATTTATCCAAGCTATATTTACATTGGGATTGAGCAGTCTGGAAAAACAATACAAATTGAAGTACGCAATTCTATTTTTGAAAATCAAACTATAAACAAAGAAGAAAGCAACGGAATAGGTTTAATGAATACCCGCCGAAGACTTGATTTGATTTATCCTGGCAAGTATGAGTTGTCTACTAATGAAGATACGCTTCAAATGGAATATACAGTAATCCTAAAATTACAAATCTCATGATATTAAAATGTATTGCGGTTGATGACGAACCGTTGGCACTACAAATTATAGTTTCTTATATTGAGCAAACGCCTTCTTTATCATTAGTAGGGCAGTTTTCGAATGCCATCGAAGCTTTAAAAGCAATTCATGAGCAGGATATTGATTTGCTGTTTTTGGATATCAGAATGCCAGATATAAATGGAATTGAACTTGCAAAGATTGTAGAACAATATCGTGTAAAAGGAAATTTAAGAATCATATTTACCACAGCTTTTGACCAATATGCACTTGATGGTTATAAGGTAGATGCCTTAGATTATCTCTTAAAACCGTTTAGTTTTGTTGATTTCAGTAAATCGGTAGCAAAGGCTCTTGGTTATTTTGAGCTCATCCGAAACCCAAAACAGGAAGTGCAAAAAATTAATCCTCCAATTCCTGAAACAGAAGTATCTTATATCTATCTAAAATTTGAATATCAACTGGTTCGAATAGCTGTTGATGATATTATTTACGTAGAAAGTATGAAAGACTACGTAAAAGTATTCAGGCTCAGCGAAGACAAACCCTTACTTTCCTTGACAAGTATGAAATCGCTGGAAGAAAAGCTTCCTGAAAATAAATTTATGCGAATTCACAGGTCTTTTATTGTGTCATTGGATAAAATAAAGTCAGCTACAAAAAACGCTGTCCAAATTGATAAAGTAACCATTGCTGTTACGGACCAATACAAAGATAATTTCATGAAATTTTTCCAAGACTGGGCATAAAATTTCGAGTTGTTGAAATTCCGTCGACGTTTTCCACCTCTCTGTCGAATGTGTTGGTTTATGTTCTTATTAAGATGTTGCTTTGTACGGTAATCCAAACGAATTTGTATGTATGATTCGAATGGATTTCAAACTTAAAATATCTTAAAATGAAAAAAATTATCCTTCTTGCTGTATTGTTTTTTGCTGGTTTTTCGGTAAAATCTCAAACCTTTCCTGGAGCGAATGCTCTTAAAGGAAAAATTTCAGGTGTTGTAATTGATTCTATAACTAAAGCACCTATCGATTATGCATCGGTGAGTTTGTATAAAATCAATTCCACGAAACCCTTAACGGGCGTTTTGACTGACGCTACTGGAAGTTTTAAATTGAATGAAATTCAAGCTGGAACTTATAATGTTGTAATCTCTTTTATTGGTTACAATAATAAGACTGTTAAATCCGTAACGACAACTGATGCAAAGTTGGATAAAGAAATTGGGAAAGTAACTTTAAGCCCTGAAACAAACGCATTGAAAGAAGTTGTAGTTGTTGGAAATACGCAACAAGTAACCAATAAGATTGATAAAATTGTTTACAATGTCGAAAAAGATATGACAGCTACCGGAGGTAATGTTACGGATGTATTGCAGAAAGTTCCTATGGTAAATGTAGACATTAACGGGAATGTGTCTATTCGTGGCGATGGTAATGTACGTGTTCTTATCAATGGAAAACCATCGGGAGCAACTTCTGCAAACCTTTCGGATGTTTTGAAAACAATACCTGCGGATCAAATCAAAAACGTCGAAGTAGTTACTTCACCATCTGCAAAATATGATGCTGAAGGATCTGCTGGAATAATAAATATTATCACCAAACAGAAAAATGTTTCTGGTGTAAGTGGTTCTGTAAGTGGCGGTATTGGTACAAGACAAAACAACTTAAACGCTAATATTAATTATAATAAAAACCGTTTTAGCCTTTCGGCAAATGTTGGATTCAATAATGGTTGGCCGCAAGAATCAGCTTCTGAATCCAATCAAAAATTTGACAACAGTACTGCTAACAGTTTGCAAACATCCAAAGGAACTAATGAAGTACAACGTAAAGGTATTGTTGCTTCTGTAACTGCAGGATACGATTTTAATAATTTTAATAGTTTCAGTACTACATTCAGATATAATGATGGGGGATTTGAAAGAAAAGGGACAAATGACAATCAATTTACAGATTATTTGAATAGTGCAAACAACCTAATTTACACAGGGCAAAGTAGCGCAAAAAATTCTTTTGGAGGATTTGACTGGAATGCTAATTATACCCATAAATTTACAAAAGCAGGACACGAACTTACGCTTTCATCACAATGGAGTCACAGTTTAGTTGAAACGAATTACCAAAATATTTATTCTGATTTTTATACCAATCAAAAAGCAAATAATGACGGGGTAAATAATGAATACACGCTTCAATTAGATTATACGCTACCAGTAACCGAAAAATTTAAATTGGAAACTGGCGGTAAAACTATCATAAGAAGAATTGCAAGTGATTTTCAAAATTATGTTCCTGATGCTCAAAATGCATTTGTTTTGGATCCTATTAGTTCTAATTTATACAATTACGATCAAGATGTGGCATCACTTTATACAGTAGGAACACTTACTTTACCGAAAGGTTTTACAGTGATGGCAGGTGCTCGTTTTGAAAATACAGCTATCAAAGGAGATCCTACGAATGCGTTGCAAACAGATCTAAGTCCGTTTAAAATTGATTATGGAACATTTATTCCAAGCTTTACATTGCAAAAAGCATTGTCGCAATCTTCTTCTTTAAAATTGACTTACAGCAAACGTATTTCAAGACCAAGTTTAACGTATTTGAATCCATTTATTAATAAATCAAATATAAATGCTCAAACACAAGGAAATCCAAATCTTGACCCAGAAGTTTCTCAAACAGTAGAATTTGGATATTCGACATTTTCACAAAAACGTAGTTTGAATATTTCAGCATATTATAAGTATACATCAGATTTGATTGAAGGTATTGCTACGCCATTGTCAGGAGAAACAGGAACGATTACGAATTATCAAAATATTGGAAATAATAAATCCTTCGGAATGAGCTTTTTTGGTTCGGTAAATCCGTTCAAGGCATTAAGCATCCGTGGTAATTTCAATGCTTTTACTTACAAGCCAGATCCAACAGGAATTTATAATCTGGAGCAATCAACTAATGGAACTTCCATTCAGTATTCAGCTTTCATAAGCGGTACGCTTCAATTGAATAAAAATATTTCTGCGGAAGCTTTTGTTATCCAAAACTCTTCTAAGAAAACACTACAAGGAACTAATCCTGCTTTTAACTTAATGGTTTTTGGAGTTAAAAAACAATTCTGGAACAAGGCAGCATCTTTGGGGCTTAATATAGTATCGCCATTCAAAGAAAATTTAGAGTTTAAACAAAATTTGACTGGACAAGGATTTGCTCAAAGCAGTACATTTAAATTTCCAATCCGTTCTTTTGGTCTTACATTCAGTTATAATTTTGGTTCAATGAATTTTAGTGGACCTAAAAAGAAAGGAATTAATAATGATGACCTTAAAGAAGGGGAACAAAACAACCAAGGTGGTGTTCCCGCAATGCGATAAACCCAACTCAAAGAGTGAACTTCACTTAAAGTTATTGAAAACCCCAACATGCTATGTTGGGGTTTTTTGCGTAAACGACATTTTTGTAAGTGCAAAAACTGTGTTTTTCAGAATTTTTTTAGTATAAATTCAATCGTGTTTTCACAAAAAACAAATGGTTTAAAAATAGTAATATAGGCGAAACATTCTCGTAACATTGAGTGATTAATTTCGTAAAAACTAATTATGAAAAAGAAGCGAGAAATCCCTTTGGTAGTATTAAGTGATATTCACTTAGGGACTTATGGTTGTCACGCCAAAGAATTACTACACTATTTAAAATCTATTAATCCTAAAACATTAGTGCTGAATGGCGATATCATAGATATTTGGAGTTTTACCAAAAGCTATTTTCCAGCAGCCCACATGAATGTATTGCGACAAATCTTAAAAATGTCAAATCAAGGAACTCGGGTGATATACATTACAGGAAATCACGATGAGGCATTGCGAAAATATTCGGATTTAATTCTAGGAAATTTTGAGTTGGTTGATAAGTTGATTTTAGAATTAGACGGAAAAAAAACATGGATTTTTCACGGAGATGTTTTTGATTCTTCGACCAAAGGATATGCTAAAATCATAGCTAAACTAGGAGGGAAGGGCTATGATTTATTGATTTTAATCAATAGTTTGATCAATTGGTTTTTGGTGCTTTTGGGAAAAGAAAAAAGAAGCTATTCTAAAATGATTAAGGATAGTGTTAAAAAAGCGGTTTCATTCGTGTCTAATTTTGAAACTACAGCTGCAGAAATTGCCATCCAAAAAAACTATAGTTATGTAGTATGTGGACATATTCACAAACCTCAGATGAAAGAAATTGCTAATGAAAATGGTAAGGTTTTGTATTTGAATAGTGGGGATTGGATTGAGAATTTAACGGCATTAGAATACAAGAAAAAGAAATGGAGTATTTATCAATACAAAAAAGAGGAATACATTGGTAATGACAACAAAGACGAGGATATTATTAATGATATTGTAACCAAAATCCTTTCGGAAGATTAAAAAAACAATCATTTTATCGAAATATTTTTTGAGTTTTAAATCAATTTCGATAAAACCTATACTATTAAAATGAAAATATTTTACGCTATACAAGCCACAGGAAACGGTCATATCAGCAGAGCTGTTCAGTTGTATCCTTATTTACAAAAGTTTGGCTCAGTTGATTTTTTTATGAGTGGGAATAATGCCAGTCTTGAGGTTGACTTGCCGGTTAAGTATAAAAGTAAAGGATGTAGTTTGCATTACAGCAAATGTGGTGGCTTGGATTATTGGGACATTGCTAAAAACATCGAACCTATCCAGATGTATAAGGATGCGAAGTCTTTGCCGCTAAAAGAGTATGATGTTGTTATTAATGATTTTGATTCAATAACATCATTAGCTTGTAAGTTACAGAAAGTTCATTCTGTTCAGTTTGGTCATCAAGCCAGCTTTATTTCAAAATTAACACCAAGACCAGAACGAAAAAGCATTTTAGGAGAGACTATTTTTAAACATTATGCGCCTTCTCCTAAGCATATTGGATTGCACTTCGAATCCTATGATTCTTTTATTCTTCCTCCAATTATAAAAGACGAAATTCTACAAGCTACCCCAAAAGATTTAAAACACATTACGGTTTATCTTCCTTCTTTTGATAAAGAGTGTTTAGAAAAAGCATTTCATAAACTTCAAGAGCAAGAATTTCATTGGTTTTTGAAAGAAGTAAAGTTCAAATATAAATCAGGAAATATTACCTATTATCCAGTCAATCAAGAAGACTTTAACGAAAGTATGATTAATTGTCATGGAATTATAACAGGTGGAGGATTTGAAACTCCAGCCGAAGCCTTATATCTCAAAAAGAAGGTGTTGAGTATTCCGATATTAAATCATTATGAGCAGGAATGTAATGCAGCAGCACTAAAACAGTTAGGGGTTTCTGTGATTTATGAAGTAGGAAAAGAGTTTGAATTAATTATTGAAAATTGGTTAAACTCAGACGATAAAGTTCCAGTAATACAAGCTAATAATGTTACTGAAACCTTGCAGTTTCTATTTGATACGTATCATGAAACTAATTAATCTTCAATAACCAGAATTTCTTCCAGTTTTTAATTGATTTAGAAGCGTTTTTTTACAATAAAAAAGCATATTTTTTTATTGTTGAAAGTAAAAATTAATGCTGTATCTCCACATTAAAAATTTCAGATAAAAACTATTAAAAAATATCTAGTATTCTTTCTAACAGAATAAAATCTTAAGATTAATTATTTGGTATTATAATTTTAGCTGCAGGTTCTAGCAGCCGAATGGGCAAACCAAAACAATTATTAGCATTTGAAGGAACAACACTTTTAAGTAGGGTTGTATCGTTGGCTTGCCAGTCGAGAGATAATCCCGTAATAGTAGTTTTGGGTGCCAATGCTGATGTAATAAAAGAAAATCTTACTGTTTCTCGAGCTGAAGTTATAGTTAATGAAGGTTGGGAAGAAGGCATGGCTAGTTCTTTACGAAAAGGACCTGCTGTAATGAATGAAAAGCATCCAGAAGTTGACGGTGTATTGATATTAGTTGGAGATCAACCGTACTTGAATAACCAACATATTGAACAATTACTTGAAGCTCAAAATAAATCAGGACTTCCTATAGCGGCTTGTTCTTACGCAGGAATTATTGGTACTCCGGTACTTTTTCATAAAAGTGTTTTTTCAGAATTAATGGCACTTCAAGGTGATGTTGGCGCCAAACGAATTATACAAAATAGAAAGCAAGATGTTGTTACTGTTCTATTTGATAAGGGTATTGTGGATATTGATACTCCTGATGATTATGATAAGTTGCTAAATGAGAATTTAAATCTGTAAAATGATTTCTTGAAACATTATAAAATTAAGAGTTCAAAAGACCTCAAGTTAATTCTTGAGGTCTTTTTTATTTAATTGGTTTCTAAGGAGTATTTTATCTATAAAAAAAATGAAACAGAATATTTATTTCACATAAATCCATAAAAAAACCCTAACATATTGATGTTAGGGTTTTTACTTTGGTAGCGAGACCGAGATTTGAACTCGGGACCTCAGGGTTATGAATCCTGCGCTCTAACCAACTGAGCTATCTCGCCTTCTTAGGAGCTAAACCTCCTCTTTAATTCGGGTGCAAATATAGAAATAATATTAGAGGTTGCAAGTATATTTTTAAGAAAAAAAAATATTTTTGAAAATGCTTTTTTTTCGGACTTATATTCTATATATTTCCAAAAAATTTAATGTAGCCCATGGATCAAAAAGTACGTTACGAAATCGAATTTCCTATAAATTCTTCCCCCCAGTTGTTGTATCAGTATATATCAACTCCTTCTGGTTTGTCAGAATGGTTTGCTGATAATGTAAATTCACGTGGTGAATATTTTACTTTTATTTGGAATGATTCCCAAGAAAAAGCAAGACTTGCTTCCAAAAAATCTGGCGAAAAAGTAAAATTTAAATGGGTTGACGAAAATAATAAAGATACCGAGTATTTTTTTGAACTTCATATTTTAGAAGATGACATCACAAAAGATGTGTCTTTAATGGTTATTGATTTTGCTTACAAAGATGAAGTTAATGAAGCTACTCAGTTGTGGGAAAATCAAATTTCAGATTTGAAACATCTGATAGGATCTGTATAGTAAAATTGTATTTTATAATATATATTTGCCCTGAACAAAATTCAGGGCTTTTTTATGATTAATTTTAATGGGAATATAGTAGAACGAGAAACAAATATATTAACGCAAAACAGAGCGTTTTTGTACGGTGACGCCTTGTTTGAAACAGTTAAAATAGTAGATGGTAAAATTCTTTTTCTAGAAGAGCATTATTTTAGATTAATGGCTTCAATGCGTATTGTGCGTATGGAGATTCCTATGAATTTTACTATGGAATATCTCGAAGAACAAATTCTTTCCGTAGTTGAAGCAAATTCATTTTCTGATTCAGCTCGTGCTAGAATTACGGTATATAGAAATGATGGAGGCTATTATTTGCCAAAAAACAATACTATTTCCTTTTTAATTAATACTACAGCTTTAGAAAATAAAGCCTACACATTTAATCCTACATTATACGAAGTTGATTTGTACAAGGATTTTTATATCAGCAAACAATTGCTTTCTACTGTAAAGACTACGAATAAGATTATAAATGTTACGGCTAGTATCTATGCAGATGAAAATGGATTAGACAATTGTATCTTATTGAATGATGCTAAGAACGTTGTGGAAGCTTTGCAAGGAAATATTTTTATGCTACAAGGAAACAAGTTGATTACTCCTCCAGTTTCAGAAGGATGTATCAATGGTATTATGAGAATGCAGATTATAGAATTAGCTAAAAAAATAGAAAATATAACTGTAGTTCAAGAAGCTATTTCACCTTTTGATCTTCAAAAAGCAGATGAATTGTTTTTGACCAATGTTATTAAAGGAATTCAACCAATAACTAAATACAGAAAAAAAGATTTTTCGGTTGCGTTTTCAACTCTAATATTCGAAAAATTAAATCAACATATTGGTCAAAATTAATTCAAATAGGGATTTTCTGGAGCGTTAGACCAGATGAGGTATTCGCCACCTAATTCAATTATTTTTTCTTTCCAGAAATGAGTGGTTGATTTTCCTATAATTTTGTTTTCATAGCTGTTATTTGCAACAATCCATGAATTGCTATCCATTTCGGATTCTAGT
Above is a window of Flavobacterium sp. 123 DNA encoding:
- a CDS encoding TonB-dependent receptor domain-containing protein, translated to MKKIILLAVLFFAGFSVKSQTFPGANALKGKISGVVIDSITKAPIDYASVSLYKINSTKPLTGVLTDATGSFKLNEIQAGTYNVVISFIGYNNKTVKSVTTTDAKLDKEIGKVTLSPETNALKEVVVVGNTQQVTNKIDKIVYNVEKDMTATGGNVTDVLQKVPMVNVDINGNVSIRGDGNVRVLINGKPSGATSANLSDVLKTIPADQIKNVEVVTSPSAKYDAEGSAGIINIITKQKNVSGVSGSVSGGIGTRQNNLNANINYNKNRFSLSANVGFNNGWPQESASESNQKFDNSTANSLQTSKGTNEVQRKGIVASVTAGYDFNNFNSFSTTFRYNDGGFERKGTNDNQFTDYLNSANNLIYTGQSSAKNSFGGFDWNANYTHKFTKAGHELTLSSQWSHSLVETNYQNIYSDFYTNQKANNDGVNNEYTLQLDYTLPVTEKFKLETGGKTIIRRIASDFQNYVPDAQNAFVLDPISSNLYNYDQDVASLYTVGTLTLPKGFTVMAGARFENTAIKGDPTNALQTDLSPFKIDYGTFIPSFTLQKALSQSSSLKLTYSKRISRPSLTYLNPFINKSNINAQTQGNPNLDPEVSQTVEFGYSTFSQKRSLNISAYYKYTSDLIEGIATPLSGETGTITNYQNIGNNKSFGMSFFGSVNPFKALSIRGNFNAFTYKPDPTGIYNLEQSTNGTSIQYSAFISGTLQLNKNISAEAFVIQNSSKKTLQGTNPAFNLMVFGVKKQFWNKAASLGLNIVSPFKENLEFKQNLTGQGFAQSSTFKFPIRSFGLTFSYNFGSMNFSGPKKKGINNDDLKEGEQNNQGGVPAMR
- a CDS encoding NTP transferase domain-containing protein, whose translation is MLAAGSSSRMGKPKQLLAFEGTTLLSRVVSLACQSRDNPVIVVLGANADVIKENLTVSRAEVIVNEGWEEGMASSLRKGPAVMNEKHPEVDGVLILVGDQPYLNNQHIEQLLEAQNKSGLPIAACSYAGIIGTPVLFHKSVFSELMALQGDVGAKRIIQNRKQDVVTVLFDKGIVDIDTPDDYDKLLNENLNL
- a CDS encoding sensor histidine kinase, encoding MKPFSVKDISIFSKALLFFGLLIVQSMPLYMNISFPIEFWIKQSLMYVLWIAMFFLTYKIVVPTLLFQGKNAFFFIAICLIIVSVLYISNTFSTLLDLDAVLRKHFKISGKDNSHGALISNLSEIIITLLMVGASTVISVAKKLQLETQMRQNLEKEKVSSELSFLKSQINPHFFFNILNSIYALAGTENHPAREAIYTLSHMMRYVLYDTKNNLTTLSKEIGFVEDYLKLMELRITDKVQVIFEKPTVISDVEVAPMLFLPFIENAYKHGISGIYPSYIYIGIEQSGKTIQIEVRNSIFENQTINKEESNGIGLMNTRRRLDLIYPGKYELSTNEDTLQMEYTVILKLQIS
- a CDS encoding alpha/beta fold hydrolase → MKKFKAVSVLFIVLLIPYFIYSQTKKVTIPDYGNNSKVGKYITTRGIKIYYETYGKGEPLLMIHGNGGSISNFKHQIAYFEKNYKVIIADSRSQGKTIDTSKTLTYEMMADDLNALLDSLHIRSANVLGWSDGGINGLLLAIRHPDKVKKMAITGANLIPDSSVLHPEGVAMVKEGIEFLKKAKQDESTINTLKLFKMMDTEPHITFNDLQKIKCPVLVIGGDNDIIKPSHTVQIFEGIPQANLWIIPRAGHATLQRHKEEFNLKVKNFFVQPFQRAKWNDWD
- a CDS encoding glycosyltransferase family protein, translating into MKIFYAIQATGNGHISRAVQLYPYLQKFGSVDFFMSGNNASLEVDLPVKYKSKGCSLHYSKCGGLDYWDIAKNIEPIQMYKDAKSLPLKEYDVVINDFDSITSLACKLQKVHSVQFGHQASFISKLTPRPERKSILGETIFKHYAPSPKHIGLHFESYDSFILPPIIKDEILQATPKDLKHITVYLPSFDKECLEKAFHKLQEQEFHWFLKEVKFKYKSGNITYYPVNQEDFNESMINCHGIITGGGFETPAEALYLKKKVLSIPILNHYEQECNAAALKQLGVSVIYEVGKEFELIIENWLNSDDKVPVIQANNVTETLQFLFDTYHETN
- a CDS encoding TonB-dependent receptor plug domain-containing protein, translating into MKISKIVLFVLLTSVSFSYAQNKLMGKVTDYKNKPVVGAKIYLDSIYSNVETNKEGSFEVQIPEKVGTINVYSYDYGLLSSKFNNENIMDFMFLEPEKSAKARIKKNDKISIGYSEVEQKYQVSAQQGTTAATNDVSNSKYNTIFDMIRGKLAGVSVSKNNSITIRGVSSINNISEPLFVVDGMIVSTIDFISPVNVKSIKVLKGAEASIYGSQASSGVILIKTK
- a CDS encoding DUF4442 domain-containing protein, with translation MKITASKLNQFLFFKLPSAFICGVRVQEINPEKCIVTVKHRWINQNPFNSMYFAVQAMAAELSTGALVMYQIQKSGKKISMLVANNKANFTKKATGRITFVCNDGHLIEEAIQKTIATGEGQTFWMKSIGTDEKGVQVSEMDFEWSVRVK
- a CDS encoding UDP-2,3-diacylglucosamine diphosphatase, with protein sequence MKKKREIPLVVLSDIHLGTYGCHAKELLHYLKSINPKTLVLNGDIIDIWSFTKSYFPAAHMNVLRQILKMSNQGTRVIYITGNHDEALRKYSDLILGNFELVDKLILELDGKKTWIFHGDVFDSSTKGYAKIIAKLGGKGYDLLILINSLINWFLVLLGKEKRSYSKMIKDSVKKAVSFVSNFETTAAEIAIQKNYSYVVCGHIHKPQMKEIANENGKVLYLNSGDWIENLTALEYKKKKWSIYQYKKEEYIGNDNKDEDIINDIVTKILSED
- a CDS encoding LytTR family DNA-binding domain-containing protein, with the protein product MILKCIAVDDEPLALQIIVSYIEQTPSLSLVGQFSNAIEALKAIHEQDIDLLFLDIRMPDINGIELAKIVEQYRVKGNLRIIFTTAFDQYALDGYKVDALDYLLKPFSFVDFSKSVAKALGYFELIRNPKQEVQKINPPIPETEVSYIYLKFEYQLVRIAVDDIIYVESMKDYVKVFRLSEDKPLLSLTSMKSLEEKLPENKFMRIHRSFIVSLDKIKSATKNAVQIDKVTIAVTDQYKDNFMKFFQDWA